From a region of the Umboniibacter marinipuniceus genome:
- a CDS encoding anthranilate synthase component II, with protein MILMIDNYDSFTYNIVQYLAELKADVKVIRNDELSVAQIEALNPAKIIISPGPCTPNEAGVSMAVIAHFMGKLPILGVCLGHQSIGQVFGGKIVRAAQVMHGKTSPIFHRNVGVFSGLPQGFTATRYHSLVIDKSSVPECLEITAWTQDENGEIEEIMGVRHRELDIEGVQYHPESILSEHGHDQFELFLKGTR; from the coding sequence ATGATTTTGATGATCGACAACTATGACTCCTTTACCTACAACATTGTGCAGTATTTAGCCGAGTTGAAGGCGGATGTTAAGGTCATTCGTAATGATGAGTTATCGGTGGCACAGATTGAGGCGCTGAATCCAGCGAAGATTATTATTTCGCCAGGGCCGTGTACGCCTAATGAGGCCGGTGTCTCAATGGCCGTCATTGCGCACTTTATGGGAAAACTCCCAATTCTAGGCGTGTGTTTAGGCCATCAAAGTATTGGCCAAGTGTTTGGTGGGAAGATTGTTCGTGCTGCACAAGTGATGCATGGCAAGACCAGCCCCATCTTTCATCGCAATGTTGGTGTTTTTTCAGGCCTGCCGCAAGGCTTTACTGCCACCCGCTATCACAGTTTGGTGATTGATAAATCGTCGGTACCTGAGTGCCTAGAAATTACGGCATGGACCCAAGACGAAAACGGTGAAATTGAGGAGATCATGGGGGTTCGTCATCGTGAATTAGATATTGAAGGTGTGCAATACCACCCAGAGTCAATCCTGTCTGAGCATGGCCATGATCAGTTCGAACTATTTTTGAAGGGGACGCGCTAA
- the trpC gene encoding indole-3-glycerol phosphate synthase TrpC produces MSVPTVLEKIVAHKLLEVEERKRLLPQDKLEPMLVGLPPCRGFVTQLKDRASELGAGIIAEVKKASPSKGVIREHFVPKEIARAYEDHGAACLSVLTDIAFFKGSDDYLKQAREEVSLPILRKDFVVDAYQIWESRLLGADCILLIVAILSDEQLAEFHNLATTLGMDVLIEVHDEYELESALRVNPRLVGINNRNLHNFETSLSTTTSLLERIPEDCTVVTESGIHTAEDVALMRANDVSAFLVGEAFMRAENPGHQLAKLFFPAA; encoded by the coding sequence GTGAGCGTACCTACGGTATTAGAAAAAATTGTCGCGCATAAGTTGCTAGAAGTTGAAGAGCGTAAACGACTCTTGCCGCAAGATAAATTGGAGCCTATGCTGGTTGGGCTGCCACCGTGTCGCGGTTTTGTAACGCAGCTGAAGGATCGCGCGTCAGAACTTGGTGCTGGGATTATTGCCGAGGTAAAGAAGGCATCTCCCAGTAAGGGTGTTATTCGCGAACACTTCGTTCCGAAGGAGATCGCTAGAGCCTATGAGGATCACGGTGCCGCTTGTTTATCAGTACTCACCGACATCGCTTTCTTTAAAGGCTCAGATGACTACCTTAAGCAGGCTCGTGAAGAAGTTAGCTTGCCTATCCTTCGCAAAGATTTTGTGGTGGATGCCTACCAGATTTGGGAGTCAAGATTGCTTGGGGCAGACTGTATTTTGCTCATTGTTGCTATTCTTAGCGATGAGCAATTAGCTGAGTTTCATAATTTGGCGACAACGCTGGGTATGGATGTACTCATTGAAGTTCACGACGAGTATGAATTGGAATCTGCGTTGCGTGTTAATCCACGCTTAGTAGGGATTAATAATCGTAATCTGCACAACTTTGAGACCTCATTATCCACCACCACTTCATTGCTTGAACGCATTCCGGAAGACTGTACGGTGGTCACGGAAAGTGGTATTCACACGGCTGAAGACGTAGCATTGATGCGAGCGAATGACGTCTCCGCGTTCTTGGTTGGTGAGGCCTTTATGCGAGCAGAGAACCCAGGGCATCAGTTGGCGAAGTTATTCTTTCCTGCGGCTTAG
- the coq7 gene encoding 2-polyprenyl-3-methyl-6-methoxy-1,4-benzoquinone monooxygenase: MIALSVIDKFITQSDRALRTIAAGEQTSDRPSPARQQPHCEMTDSERAHVAGLMRVNHAGEVCAQALYQGQALTAKLPEVRLEMEHAAAEEVDHLVWCEERLNELDAKPSILNPLWYGMSFAIGATAGLVSDKVSLGFVAATEDLVCGHLSSHLDKIPEDDKRTRAVLEQMHEDELRHGEAALAAGGYEFPAPIKRGMSEVAKVMTTLAYRC, encoded by the coding sequence ATGATAGCCCTTAGTGTTATTGATAAGTTCATTACTCAAAGTGATAGAGCGCTGCGAACCATAGCGGCAGGCGAACAGACTAGCGATAGACCGTCTCCAGCGAGGCAACAGCCTCATTGCGAAATGACAGACTCCGAGCGCGCTCACGTCGCCGGCCTGATGCGCGTAAACCACGCAGGTGAAGTCTGTGCTCAAGCGCTCTATCAGGGCCAGGCTCTCACGGCAAAATTGCCGGAAGTTCGCCTAGAAATGGAACATGCTGCGGCTGAGGAAGTTGACCACCTAGTTTGGTGTGAAGAGCGCCTCAATGAGCTAGACGCGAAGCCAAGTATCCTCAATCCACTTTGGTATGGAATGTCATTTGCCATTGGAGCCACTGCTGGACTCGTCTCAGATAAGGTAAGCCTGGGCTTCGTTGCTGCAACCGAAGACCTAGTCTGCGGTCATCTGAGTTCTCACCTAGATAAAATTCCTGAAGACGATAAACGAACTCGAGCGGTATTGGAGCAAATGCATGAAGACGAACTTCGTCATGGCGAAGCGGCATTGGCAGCCGGCGGCTATGAGTTCCCTGCGCCAATTAAACGCGGGATGTCAGAAGTGGCAAAAGTGATGACTACCTTGGCTTATCGCTGCTAA
- the trpD gene encoding anthranilate phosphoribosyltransferase — MAVHAALECLLNNQPLSNDQMRAAMQSLMSGEVSNELISGFLVALRLRGETPGQIAAAADVMRSLMSPVVIKAGNAVDIVGTGGDGANLFNVSTAASVVVAAAGLTVAKHGNRSVSSSSGSADVLEAAGVNLTLQGPALARCIDEVGLGFMFAINHHPSMKYAIPARKALGVRTVFNLLGPLTNPASVRRQLVGVFDKAWVVPVAQALQELGSEHALVVHSGDGLDEFSLAANNTVAELRNGKISEYEVSASEVGLEALTDISALCVNGPTESLSMLQQALKGDHESASQMVAFNAGAALYVGGVADSIAEGVTIALDIIASGVASEKLKELAEFSQLLGEFS, encoded by the coding sequence ATGGCGGTACACGCAGCACTAGAGTGCTTACTTAATAATCAACCGCTAAGTAATGATCAGATGCGTGCGGCCATGCAATCGCTAATGAGCGGCGAAGTATCAAATGAATTAATTTCCGGTTTTTTGGTTGCCCTAAGACTAAGAGGTGAAACGCCGGGTCAGATTGCAGCGGCAGCGGACGTTATGCGTAGTCTTATGTCACCGGTAGTGATTAAGGCAGGCAATGCGGTAGATATCGTTGGCACCGGCGGTGATGGCGCTAATCTCTTCAATGTTTCTACAGCGGCCTCAGTCGTGGTTGCGGCAGCTGGATTAACCGTGGCTAAACACGGTAATCGGAGTGTATCAAGTAGCTCGGGCTCAGCCGATGTTTTGGAAGCGGCTGGTGTGAATCTAACGCTACAGGGCCCCGCACTGGCCAGATGTATTGATGAAGTCGGGTTGGGTTTCATGTTTGCCATTAACCATCACCCGTCTATGAAATATGCCATTCCCGCTCGAAAAGCATTGGGAGTGCGCACCGTCTTTAATCTTCTCGGTCCGTTGACCAATCCAGCCTCAGTTCGCCGTCAGTTAGTAGGCGTGTTTGATAAAGCTTGGGTGGTACCGGTTGCCCAGGCCCTTCAGGAGCTTGGATCAGAACACGCACTTGTGGTGCACTCAGGCGATGGGCTGGATGAATTCTCCTTAGCGGCCAACAACACGGTGGCAGAGCTTCGTAATGGCAAGATCTCTGAGTATGAAGTATCCGCGAGCGAAGTGGGGTTAGAGGCGCTGACTGATATCAGCGCGTTGTGTGTTAATGGGCCAACTGAGAGTTTGTCAATGTTACAGCAGGCATTGAAGGGCGATCATGAATCTGCTTCTCAGATGGTTGCGTTTAATGCTGGTGCGGCGCTCTATGTGGGCGGTGTTGCAGATTCCATTGCCGAGGGGGTTACCATCGCCTTAGATATCATTGCCTCGGGCGTTGCGAGTGAAAAATTAAAAGAATTAGCTGAGTTTAGTCAGTTGTTAGGGGAGTTTTCGTGA
- the trpE gene encoding anthranilate synthase component I produces MKPETFYQFGRQGYNYVPLVREVVADLDTPVSCYLKLANHPYSFLFESVEGGEKWGRYSIIGLPCEQVLKVYEQRVEITHNGVLQEAFEVANPLDYIDEYRHQFKVPEIEGLPRFHGGLVGYFSYDTVRFVEPKLQGATLKREIDTPDVLMMLARDVIVFDNLSGTLKIITHANPTEDGAYDSAQQRLRAIEANLKAAQTSVGHISLDDDATIEDEVRLHTSEADFKAAVNQVKEYVLAGDTMQVVLSQRMSMAFEHTATDLYRALRLLNPSPYMYCLNLADHHVVGSSPEILARLEQGEVTVRPIAGTRKRGKTEADDQALEADLLADPKEIAEHLMLIDLGRNDVGRVAESGTVKLTEKMVVERYSHVMHITSNVTGKLRAGLGCMDVLRAAMPAGTLSGAPKVRAMEIIDELESSHRGIYGGAVGYIGWNGNMDTAIAIRTAVLKDGRLYVQAGAGVVADSQPDLEWQETRNKARAVLRAASMLSAKKERQQ; encoded by the coding sequence ATGAAACCCGAAACCTTCTACCAATTTGGCCGTCAAGGTTACAACTATGTCCCCCTTGTTCGCGAAGTCGTCGCCGACCTTGATACACCTGTCTCCTGCTACTTAAAACTCGCCAACCATCCCTATAGCTTTCTATTTGAGTCCGTTGAGGGCGGCGAAAAATGGGGGCGCTACTCAATTATTGGTTTGCCTTGTGAACAGGTGTTAAAAGTTTATGAGCAGCGTGTGGAGATAACGCACAATGGAGTGCTTCAGGAGGCCTTTGAGGTCGCCAACCCGCTGGATTATATCGATGAATATCGACACCAATTCAAAGTGCCCGAGATAGAGGGTTTGCCAAGGTTTCACGGCGGTTTAGTTGGCTATTTTTCCTACGACACGGTGCGCTTTGTGGAGCCTAAATTACAGGGTGCAACACTCAAACGAGAAATTGATACCCCAGATGTATTAATGATGCTTGCCCGAGACGTTATTGTATTTGATAACCTGTCTGGCACGCTTAAGATTATTACGCATGCTAATCCTACTGAAGATGGGGCCTACGACAGCGCTCAGCAGCGCTTAAGAGCAATTGAGGCCAATTTGAAAGCGGCACAGACTTCAGTAGGGCACATCTCCCTTGATGACGATGCAACCATTGAAGATGAGGTTCGGCTTCATACCAGTGAAGCGGACTTTAAAGCGGCGGTGAATCAGGTGAAGGAATACGTCCTAGCTGGTGATACCATGCAAGTTGTTCTGTCTCAGCGGATGTCGATGGCATTTGAGCATACAGCCACGGATCTCTATCGCGCACTGCGACTGCTTAACCCATCCCCTTATATGTATTGCCTCAATTTGGCGGATCATCACGTCGTTGGCTCGTCACCCGAAATCCTAGCTCGATTGGAACAGGGTGAAGTGACCGTTCGACCTATTGCGGGAACGCGTAAACGCGGTAAGACCGAAGCTGACGATCAGGCTCTTGAGGCGGACTTGCTAGCCGATCCGAAAGAGATTGCTGAACATCTAATGCTAATTGATCTCGGTCGAAATGATGTGGGGAGAGTGGCCGAAAGCGGCACCGTTAAACTTACCGAGAAGATGGTCGTTGAGCGTTATTCTCATGTTATGCACATTACTTCAAACGTGACTGGTAAATTGCGAGCGGGTTTGGGTTGTATGGATGTGCTGAGAGCGGCGATGCCGGCGGGCACCCTAAGCGGCGCGCCAAAGGTCAGAGCGATGGAGATTATCGATGAGCTAGAGAGCAGTCATCGTGGAATCTATGGTGGTGCCGTGGGGTATATTGGCTGGAATGGGAATATGGATACCGCTATTGCCATCCGCACCGCGGTCCTAAAGGATGGACGACTTTATGTTCAGGCTGGTGCTGGGGTGGTCGCGGATTCGCAGCCAGATTTGGAGTGGCAAGAAACCCGAAATAAGGCGCGTGCTGTGCTTCGCGCCGCCTCGATGCTATCGGCTAAAAAGGAGCGGCAGCAATGA
- the rpe gene encoding ribulose-phosphate 3-epimerase produces MKDFWLAPSILSANFARLGDEVDAVLEAGADVVHFDVMDNHYVPNLTIGPMVCKALRDHGVTAPIDVHLMVEPVDAMIAQFIDAGASYITFHPEASKHVDRSLQMIRDGGCKAGLVFNPATSLDVLEYTLEKIDMVLLMSVNPGFGGQKFIPSTLDKLRQARALIDQSGHDIRLEVDGGVGLGNIREVAEAGADTFVAGSAIYNTEDYAATIAAMRAELAQAKR; encoded by the coding sequence ATGAAAGATTTTTGGCTTGCACCTTCAATTTTATCCGCAAATTTCGCTCGCTTAGGTGACGAGGTTGATGCGGTGCTCGAAGCCGGCGCCGATGTGGTGCACTTCGACGTAATGGATAATCATTACGTACCCAACCTAACGATTGGTCCAATGGTGTGCAAAGCACTGCGTGATCATGGTGTAACGGCACCCATTGATGTTCACCTAATGGTAGAGCCGGTTGATGCCATGATTGCTCAGTTTATTGATGCGGGCGCAAGTTATATAACCTTTCACCCCGAGGCGAGTAAGCACGTGGATCGATCACTACAGATGATCCGGGACGGTGGTTGCAAAGCTGGTTTGGTGTTCAATCCGGCTACCTCATTAGATGTTCTTGAGTACACCTTGGAAAAGATTGATATGGTGCTGTTAATGAGCGTTAACCCTGGCTTCGGCGGTCAAAAATTTATCCCATCTACACTGGATAAACTTCGCCAGGCGCGTGCTCTTATTGATCAGTCTGGTCACGATATTCGCCTAGAAGTCGATGGCGGTGTTGGCCTAGGAAACATCCGTGAGGTAGCGGAAGCGGGTGCGGATACTTTTGTAGCGGGATCGGCGATCTACAACACCGAAGACTATGCGGCAACTATTGCGGCAATGCGTGCTGAGTTAGCACAGGCTAAGCGCTAA
- the pdxA gene encoding 4-hydroxythreonine-4-phosphate dehydrogenase PdxA, with protein sequence MSYLFLTSGEPAGIGPDLCLQYSQTERPHQVVVLADISLLEQRAKLLQLNCKLLPWVPGDKATQLAGTLSVFHIPLRAPCSAGTLDVANAEYVLAQLEQSVAFVNSTRGAIVTCPVHKGILNDSGINFSGHTEFFADRAGVEKVVMMLACEKLRVCLATTHLPLKDVANAINGPELKQTLTIIHDSLQKQFGIAEPRLSVCGLNPHAGEGGHLGLEEQQIIEPALDELREAGLTLVGPLPADTAFTPRALANIDAVLAMYHDQGLPVLKYAGFGDAVNVTLGLPFIRTSVDHGTALDIAGTGSANCGSLRCALNYAATMSANSIF encoded by the coding sequence GTGAGCTATCTCTTTTTAACATCTGGTGAACCCGCAGGCATAGGCCCAGACTTATGCCTGCAATATTCCCAAACTGAGCGACCTCATCAGGTTGTCGTTCTAGCAGATATATCGTTACTAGAACAACGTGCCAAGCTGCTTCAACTCAACTGTAAGCTCCTACCCTGGGTGCCAGGTGACAAGGCCACGCAACTCGCTGGCACGCTCTCTGTATTTCATATTCCATTGCGAGCTCCTTGCTCAGCGGGAACCTTAGATGTCGCTAACGCTGAGTACGTGCTTGCTCAGCTGGAACAAAGTGTTGCGTTTGTTAACAGCACACGTGGCGCGATTGTGACCTGCCCGGTTCATAAGGGCATTCTCAATGATTCAGGGATAAACTTTAGCGGCCACACCGAGTTTTTCGCCGATCGCGCTGGCGTTGAAAAGGTGGTAATGATGCTAGCCTGTGAAAAGCTACGGGTTTGCCTGGCAACTACTCATCTGCCCCTGAAAGATGTCGCTAATGCCATCAATGGCCCAGAACTGAAGCAAACGCTCACTATCATTCATGACAGTCTCCAAAAGCAGTTTGGCATCGCCGAACCGCGCCTCTCAGTCTGTGGCTTAAATCCGCACGCGGGAGAAGGAGGCCACCTGGGGCTCGAAGAACAGCAGATCATCGAACCTGCTCTTGATGAGCTTCGTGAAGCTGGCCTCACGCTAGTAGGCCCGCTACCTGCTGACACCGCCTTTACGCCTCGCGCACTAGCGAATATTGACGCAGTACTCGCCATGTATCACGATCAAGGCCTCCCGGTACTCAAGTACGCCGGCTTTGGTGACGCGGTGAATGTCACGCTTGGCTTACCTTTCATTAGGACCAGTGTTGATCACGGCACGGCACTTGATATCGCCGGAACCGGCTCAGCAAATTGTGGCAGTTTACGGTGTGCGCTAAACTATGCAGCTACAATGAGTGCTAACAGCATTTTTTAA
- a CDS encoding LPS-assembly protein LptD translates to MLLKRIALIIVGTTLAGISAAEVIDPPVATCQPGADASRLDWVPLTELSPEQLATVRSRCCGTYIPPAEYLELAKNHSDNAPLLAGSDTSRLEDEGNTSVMEGNVFVRQGARQLTADLARINQSENRAELSGNVTFREPGVLLVGERASVTMSEGEAIIEGAEFVIHESGLRGRAGAIQLSEASALQLQDGGFTSCEPGNEQWYLRSESVELDTTTGLGTVTNAKFEVLGVPVLYLPWVQFPIDDRRMTGILFPELKIGSDGVDFSVPVYVNLAPNYDATITPRYIADRGAGLEVETRYLNRYQQTDLSGAYWERDKEFDDSRWLVGVDHVGGEDRNWYTRIDYQQVSDIDYFRDLGTYGLDIEAQTNLAQHAAVGYQTDIFHVGIETRRYQAISVTTQNRYRQMPHVFVEASYPFFTGLNVGFDLHNTNFSAYDNLDIDEGRRTNGSVFASYQKDWLPGYLKVGSSLHALSYDLSKLGQGSIATLESQASVPVSYIDGGVFFERYQDNSFAAMSVEPRLFYTYVPYKDQSNQPIFDTTLPLQTYQELFNPQRFSGNDRIGDNNRLTLGLTSRFIDNESGQEWLTIGVAQAFYFENRYVSLQPRLTQDVIDNPGLLPDLTDEEALELEYLRRDKSDIMFDSQLNLFDEWWISSSLNWDATDNQINQTASYLQYSKYGEALANLGVIYQRRGQGINAITGKVIDRNTYQSNLSVYAPLADTNWSAFGSWTHDITYSRRIDFMAGIEYDSCCWRVALAYQQWVEAGTAAEIDQLSERSAIRLQIELKGIGSGQSPVDKLISSIYGYTDYDENN, encoded by the coding sequence ATGTTACTTAAACGAATTGCGCTAATCATCGTCGGTACAACCCTCGCGGGTATTTCCGCTGCCGAGGTAATTGATCCACCGGTTGCTACCTGCCAACCCGGCGCTGATGCCTCACGCCTTGACTGGGTGCCGCTTACTGAACTATCACCGGAACAACTCGCCACCGTCAGGTCCCGCTGTTGCGGCACCTACATCCCTCCCGCCGAGTACCTTGAACTGGCTAAAAATCATAGTGATAATGCCCCGCTGTTAGCAGGCTCGGACACCAGCCGGCTTGAAGACGAAGGTAATACCAGTGTGATGGAAGGTAACGTCTTTGTTCGCCAAGGTGCTCGCCAATTAACCGCTGACTTAGCGCGAATAAATCAAAGCGAGAATCGTGCCGAACTTAGCGGCAATGTTACCTTTCGTGAGCCTGGCGTGTTGCTTGTTGGCGAGAGAGCCTCGGTAACGATGAGTGAAGGAGAGGCAATTATTGAAGGGGCAGAATTTGTCATTCATGAATCTGGCCTCCGCGGACGAGCAGGCGCCATTCAACTAAGCGAAGCGAGCGCCTTGCAACTGCAAGATGGTGGCTTTACGAGTTGCGAACCGGGCAACGAGCAATGGTATTTGCGATCGGAATCGGTGGAGCTTGATACCACTACCGGCTTGGGAACGGTCACAAATGCCAAGTTTGAAGTCTTAGGCGTGCCAGTTCTCTACTTACCATGGGTTCAATTCCCCATCGATGACCGTCGCATGACGGGGATACTATTCCCAGAACTAAAAATTGGCAGTGACGGCGTCGATTTTTCAGTTCCCGTCTATGTGAATTTAGCGCCTAACTACGACGCAACTATTACGCCGCGATATATCGCAGACCGAGGTGCGGGACTTGAGGTCGAAACTCGCTATCTCAATCGCTATCAGCAAACTGATCTAAGTGGCGCCTACTGGGAGCGCGATAAGGAATTTGACGATTCCCGATGGTTGGTAGGCGTTGACCATGTAGGTGGTGAAGATAGAAATTGGTACACTCGAATTGATTATCAGCAGGTTTCGGACATTGATTATTTTCGTGACCTCGGTACCTATGGCTTAGATATCGAAGCGCAAACCAACCTTGCTCAGCATGCCGCAGTTGGCTATCAAACCGATATTTTTCACGTTGGCATCGAAACCCGAAGATACCAAGCTATCTCGGTGACTACACAAAATCGTTATCGCCAAATGCCCCACGTTTTTGTGGAGGCGAGCTATCCATTCTTCACTGGTCTGAACGTTGGTTTTGACCTTCACAACACCAATTTTAGCGCCTATGACAACCTAGATATTGATGAAGGCCGTAGAACGAACGGAAGCGTCTTTGCCAGCTATCAGAAGGACTGGCTACCAGGCTATTTGAAGGTGGGGTCATCCCTCCATGCCCTGTCCTATGACCTCAGCAAGCTCGGTCAAGGATCTATTGCCACACTTGAATCACAGGCCTCAGTACCAGTTAGCTATATAGACGGCGGTGTTTTCTTCGAGCGCTACCAAGACAACTCTTTTGCCGCTATGTCAGTTGAGCCAAGGCTTTTCTACACTTACGTCCCGTATAAGGATCAGAGTAATCAGCCGATTTTTGACACCACCCTTCCGCTGCAAACCTATCAAGAATTATTTAACCCACAGCGCTTTTCCGGTAATGACCGAATCGGTGATAACAATCGCCTCACGTTGGGCCTTACGTCGCGCTTCATCGACAATGAGAGCGGACAAGAATGGTTAACCATCGGAGTCGCTCAGGCCTTCTATTTCGAAAATCGCTATGTCAGCCTGCAACCTAGGCTCACTCAAGATGTCATCGACAACCCGGGCTTACTTCCGGATCTAACGGACGAAGAAGCACTAGAACTTGAGTATCTAAGACGCGACAAGTCGGATATCATGTTTGATAGCCAGTTAAACCTTTTCGATGAATGGTGGATTTCCTCCAGTTTGAATTGGGACGCCACCGACAATCAGATAAATCAAACCGCTAGCTACCTTCAGTATAGTAAGTACGGTGAAGCCCTTGCCAATTTGGGCGTAATCTATCAGCGCCGGGGGCAAGGCATTAATGCAATCACTGGAAAAGTAATTGACCGTAACACGTACCAAAGTAACCTATCGGTTTATGCGCCACTGGCTGACACTAACTGGTCAGCCTTCGGTAGCTGGACGCATGACATTACCTATAGCCGTCGAATCGATTTCATGGCCGGTATTGAATATGATAGTTGCTGCTGGCGCGTAGCCTTGGCCTACCAACAATGGGTAGAGGCTGGCACCGCGGCAGAAATTGACCAACTGAGCGAACGCAGTGCAATTCGACTGCAAATTGAACTAAAGGGTATCGGCAGTGGTCAATCTCCTGTCGACAAACTAATAAGCAGTATATATGGCTACACCGACTATGATGAAAATAACTAA
- a CDS encoding peptidylprolyl isomerase has translation MMKITKKIVLSALLISFTSSALAAQVLDRVIAIVNDDVIMESQLETRLSQITSQYPAEQLPPLTELRKQLLERLVEEALELEVARRAGVNIGERELEETLARIAAGNGQTIDQFRATVEASGESWYAAREQIRRELLLNQVQQGAVSARINVTEQEIRNFLESDEGKNQTATNYNVAHILLPVSSTATTEELNAVALESTQVFNAASAGDDFAGLARTHSKAPDALEGGQLGWRRIEQLPSVFATHVENMEVGEVTEPFRSGAGYHIVKLINKRGAEDQVVEQTEVRHILISPNAIRSEEQAREQLVEVRNRILAGEDFGELAAEFSEDHGSARREGSLGWSMPGSFVPQFEATMNSLEVGELSEPFLSQFGWHILEVTGRRDQNMSERYLEMQAENFIRSRKFYDELPRWRQELRDEAYISYKAPYDELM, from the coding sequence ATGATGAAAATAACTAAAAAGATCGTCCTCTCAGCACTACTAATTAGCTTCACCTCCAGTGCTTTGGCGGCGCAAGTGCTTGACCGTGTGATTGCGATCGTCAATGACGATGTGATCATGGAGTCTCAGCTCGAAACACGTTTGAGCCAAATTACCTCTCAGTATCCAGCTGAACAGCTTCCACCGCTGACTGAACTGCGAAAGCAGCTACTTGAGCGACTCGTTGAAGAGGCGCTTGAGCTTGAGGTAGCTCGTCGCGCTGGGGTCAATATCGGCGAACGCGAGCTCGAAGAAACGCTAGCTCGGATTGCTGCAGGTAATGGCCAAACCATCGATCAGTTCCGCGCAACCGTTGAAGCATCTGGCGAATCCTGGTATGCCGCCCGCGAGCAAATCCGTCGTGAATTACTCTTAAACCAAGTTCAACAAGGCGCGGTGTCGGCTCGAATTAACGTCACCGAACAGGAAATTCGTAATTTCCTTGAGTCCGATGAGGGCAAGAATCAAACGGCCACCAACTACAATGTCGCTCACATCCTATTACCGGTATCCAGCACTGCCACTACCGAAGAGTTGAATGCGGTCGCGTTAGAGTCAACGCAAGTATTCAATGCAGCTTCAGCGGGCGATGATTTTGCAGGTCTAGCTCGAACTCATTCTAAGGCCCCTGACGCACTTGAAGGCGGTCAATTAGGTTGGCGCCGAATTGAGCAGCTACCTTCGGTATTCGCTACGCATGTTGAAAACATGGAAGTGGGCGAAGTCACCGAACCATTCCGCTCGGGCGCCGGCTACCACATCGTTAAACTGATTAACAAGCGTGGTGCCGAGGATCAGGTCGTTGAGCAAACCGAAGTTCGTCACATCCTTATTAGCCCCAATGCGATTCGCAGCGAAGAGCAGGCCCGCGAGCAGCTGGTTGAAGTTCGTAACCGCATTCTTGCCGGCGAAGACTTCGGTGAATTGGCCGCAGAGTTTTCCGAGGACCATGGTAGTGCGAGACGAGAAGGCTCTCTAGGTTGGTCAATGCCTGGTAGCTTCGTTCCTCAATTTGAAGCCACCATGAACAGTCTAGAAGTGGGCGAACTGAGTGAACCTTTCCTCTCACAGTTTGGCTGGCACATCCTTGAGGTGACGGGTCGCCGAGATCAGAACATGTCTGAGCGTTATTTGGAAATGCAAGCAGAGAACTTTATTCGCAGCCGTAAGTTCTACGACGAGCTGCCTCGCTGGCGTCAAGAGCTCCGCGACGAAGCTTACATCAGCTATAAAGCGCCCTACGACGAGTTGATGTGA
- a CDS encoding OsmC family protein, with protein sequence MESKLSWQGGVKFLATAGSGHQVLMDGAPNAGGENAGARPMELILMGLSGCASFDVVGILKKAKQDVEAVDVEVSANRADETPAVFTDIHLTFIVTGRNIKAALVERAVKLSAEKYCSASIMLARGGVNITHEIVIKEPAA encoded by the coding sequence ATGGAATCGAAGCTAAGTTGGCAAGGTGGTGTCAAATTCTTGGCCACTGCTGGAAGTGGTCATCAAGTTCTTATGGATGGAGCCCCCAATGCCGGTGGAGAAAATGCCGGCGCACGCCCGATGGAACTCATCCTCATGGGGCTTTCGGGCTGTGCGAGCTTTGATGTAGTAGGAATTCTTAAGAAGGCAAAGCAAGATGTGGAAGCCGTAGATGTTGAGGTCAGTGCCAACCGAGCAGACGAAACGCCTGCCGTGTTCACCGATATCCATTTAACATTTATTGTTACTGGCCGTAACATTAAGGCTGCCCTAGTAGAACGCGCGGTTAAACTCTCCGCCGAAAAATATTGCTCGGCTTCAATTATGCTGGCGCGAGGTGGTGTAAACATTACTCACGAAATTGTGATTAAGGAGCCCGCTGCATGA